Proteins from a genomic interval of Lolium perenne isolate Kyuss_39 chromosome 1, Kyuss_2.0, whole genome shotgun sequence:
- the LOC127309847 gene encoding uncharacterized protein, with protein MALAAGTAPGNLRLSLLNHGAGVASSPSWKLYHNPHYSSSSSPRGEISSSSTPSRSTPNSRRKDRTSMIVADFEDGDGMERRLGSGYGEGGMASVSELVARVEELGAELEFERRMRRKVEALNDALAAELAEERRRTEAERARVREELDEERRMLRVAELWREERVRMKLADARDAFVERLREAADADAGRRAADANAGNCGCCCRSSGVGSPIGGKASPASGQRSPAGGQHGQQSPTRGQSHRREGTGGENPHIRRGIKGSVEFPRAVRVRPRGEDRVDLASNLECQRAQLRVLMRHRSPATDAMGLGDAAPDNLVV; from the coding sequence ATGGCGCTCGCCGCGGGGACAGCCCCCGGGAATCTTCGCCTTAGCCTCCTCAATCATGGCGCGGGAGTGGCCTCATCACCTTCTTGGAAGCTTTACCACAACCCtcactactcctcctcctcctcaccgcGCGGCgagatctcctcctcctccaccccgtcTCGCAGCACACCCAACTCTCGCCGAAAGGATCGAACATCTATGATCGTTGCGGATTTCGAGGACGGCGACGGCATGGAGCGGCGGCTGGGGAGCGGGTACGGCGAAGGCGGCATGGCGTCGGTGTCGGAGCTTGTGGCGCGCGTCGAGGAGCTCGGGGCGGAGCTCGAGTTCGAGCGGCGCATGCGGCGCAAGGTGGAGGCGCTCAACGACGCGCTCGCGGCCGAGCTCGCGGAGGAGCGGCGCCGGACCGAGGCGGAGCGCGCGAGGGTGCGCGAGGAGCTCGACGAGGAGCGCCGGATGCTGCGCGTCGCGGAGCTGTGGCGGGAGGAGCGGGTGCGGATGAAGCTCGCCGACGCCCGGGACGCCTTCGTGGAGAGGCTGCGGGAGGCCGCCGACGCCGACGCCGGGCGCCGTGCTGCGGATGCCAATGCTGGAAACTGCGGCTGCTGCTGCAGGAGCAGCGGCGTCGGCAGCCCGATCGGCGGCAAGGCGAGCCCGGCGAGCGGCCAGCGGAGCCCCGCGGGTGGTCAGCACGGCCAGCAGAGCCCGACGCGTGGCCAGTCGCACCGGCGGGAAGGTACCGGCGGCGAGAACCCGCACATCAGGAGGGGGATCAAGGGGTCCGTGGAGTTCCCGAGGGCCGTCCGGGTGCGCCCGCGCGGCGAGGACCGGGTGGATCTGGCGTCCAACCTCGAGTGCCAGCGCGCGCAGCTGCGCGTCCTCATGCGGCACCGCAGCCCGGCCACCGACGCCATGGGCCTCGGAGACGCCGCGCCGGATAATCTGGTCGTGTAA